The genomic region TACTTGATGTCCGGTCAACGGGAATTTTTCATAAAAGATCGCACGATGGTGATTCGCGAGGGGGATGTTGTCGTTATTTCGCCCAATATCCTGCACAGGACGACAAATGCGGCCGTCTCCAGGCACGAGCGGCTTGTCGTCAATATACATGAAGACCTGTTTGCTTCGGTTTGCCGCTCCAGTGCGGATATACTCCGACCGCTGTATGACAATGAGTATGTGGTTTTGAGGTGTTCCCCATATGACCGGCTTTCCGTCGATAAGCTCGCTCGCGACATCGTTCAAGAGATACAGGATAAAAAGTTCGGCTTCGAGAGTTTTGCGCAGATTTTGGTCATACAAATGATCATGCTTTGCTTCCGAAATCTTAGGCAGGCAAACCATGAGATGTTGGAATCCCCTAGCCCGATGCACGAGCGAATTTCCGAGGTTGCCCGTTATATGAACAGGCATTATATGGAACCGTTGACGCTGCAATTGACGGCAGAGAAATTTTTTGTGAGTCCGTATTATTTAAGCCGCTTTTTTAAAGAAGCGACGGGTTTTACATTCGTAGAGTATTTGCACAGCGTCCGAGTCAAGGAAGCAAAGAAGCTTTTGGAGCATACTTCGCTTAAAGCCGGCCTTATAGCGAAAAAGGTTGGTTTTGGCAGCGTCACGCATTTTGGCAGGGTGTTCAAGACCATTACCGGTCATTCACCGTTATATTATCGAAAATCCGGCATGAAGCGATAGACGAGTTATCCGCAAGTTCTTGATTGTCATTTCCTATTTGGTGTCCGCATCTTGAATATCAATGCCGGTTCTCAAAATCTTGTCAACGATACCCAACCGTTCGTCATATTCTTTTTCCGTAAATGCTACCGGCTCAATATCCAAATCAAATTCCTGCGCTTTAATAGGCAAATAGGCGGCGCAATCGAGGGGCGTAAAAATGTACTGGCGCAAGTCCGGTTTTTAAGAAAATATGCGCCTGTATTCGAACATGCGCATCAGATCGTGACCGGTGAACAGGTTGGCATAAGAGAAACAAGAAGAATCGAACAGGATTATGTGCTTACGGTCGATGATTTCTCTAACGGACGTGACAGAGGCTATTATGGGTTTTACGCCCGGTTTTCAAGTTTAACGGACGCAGGCGCGCTTATTTTAGCACTTTGTGCGGTATTCAGGTGAAAAATAAGCGAATAGCCGCTGTGACGTCCGTCAAATTTTTTGCACAGCCTTTTTTCGGCAAATAGCCTCTGCTGCGTCCGTTAGCGCGTAACTCCCGTTCCGCTAGCAAAGTTATAGTATGAAACGCTTCTATTCATCTTCTAAGATCTGCGGCTGGGAAAAAAACTGAAAGCGATTCTCCTTGTGCCCCGGAGTTGAATTTGCGGAAAATTCGCAAGCCAAATATTGCAGCAATTATCACAGCGCTATTTGGAAAATAACCGTTGCCGCATTGATGGCAGTTTCGGTTCGCTGGTAAGCGCAGCGAGAAAACTGCCCGAACGTGCCATCAAAACTGACGAAAAGCTTGCGAAGCGTACGCGGTTCTGGTTTAACTTCGTATTCGCAACTGAGGGCTTAGCGATAGCAATCACGATTGCCGTCTGCAACGCCGCCCGTCACCCCGAACTTATTCCTCTTCCGGTAG from Bacilli bacterium harbors:
- a CDS encoding FAD-dependent oxidoreductase, with the protein product MNINAGSQNLVNDTQPFVIFFFRKCYRLNIQIKFLRFNRQIGGAIEGRKNVLAQVRFLRKYAPVFEHAHQIVTGEQVGIRETRRIEQDYVLTVDDFSNGRDRGYYGFYARFSSLTDAGALILALCAVFR
- a CDS encoding helix-turn-helix domain-containing protein codes for the protein MDETLFENVEGTFSISYRKAQSHHMPLSHFHSTYEIHYLMSGQREFFIKDRTMVIREGDVVVISPNILHRTTNAAVSRHERLVVNIHEDLFASVCRSSADILRPLYDNEYVVLRCSPYDRLSVDKLARDIVQEIQDKKFGFESFAQILVIQMIMLCFRNLRQANHEMLESPSPMHERISEVARYMNRHYMEPLTLQLTAEKFFVSPYYLSRFFKEATGFTFVEYLHSVRVKEAKKLLEHTSLKAGLIAKKVGFGSVTHFGRVFKTITGHSPLYYRKSGMKR